Sequence from the Qipengyuania gaetbuli genome:
GACAAAAATCGCGACCTGCGCCTTGTCAGCCAAGGTGCACGGCCTCCCAGTCGGATTTGCCGGACCAGGTACCCTGCGACCCGCGCACGGTGCAGCCCTTCTGGCCTTCGACGATGCGGCCGACCGCGAGCACGGTTTCGCCGGCCTCTTCGAGGCGCGAGCGGACGATTTCGACATTGGCCGGATCGACCGCCAGCACCATGCCGACTCCGCAATTGAAAGTGCGGGCCATTTCGGCCGGCTCGATATTTCCCTGTGCCTGCAGGAACGCCATCAGTCCGGGCTGTTCCCAGCCGTCGGCGTCGACTTCAGCGTGAGCGCCCGCAGGCAGGACACGCGGGATATTTTCCAGCAGGCCGCCGCCGGTAATGTGCGCCAGCGCGTCGACAAGTCCGTCGCGCACGATCGGAAGCAGCGTCTTCACATAGATGCGGGTCGGCTCGAGCAGTGTCTCGGCGAGCAGGCGGTCCTGGTCGAACAGGGCAGGGCGGTCGAGCTTCCAGCCTTTGTCTGCCGCAAGTCGGCGGACCAGCGAGAAGCCGTTCGAATGGACACCCGAACTGGCGAGCCCGAGCAAGATGTGGCCGGGTGCCACGCGTTCGCCGGTCAGCTGTTCGCCGCGCTCCACGGCTCCCACGCAAAAACCGGCAAGGTCGTAGTCACCTGCCGCGTACATGCCCGGCATTTCGGCGGTCTCGCCGCCGATCAGCGCGCAGCCGGCCTGCTTGCAGCCTTCGGCGATGCCCGCGATGACGCGTTCGGCAATGCCGTTCTCCAGCTTGCCGGTGGCGAAGTAGTCGAGAAAAAACAGCGGCTCTGCACCCTGCACGATCAAATCGTTCACGCACATTGCGACGAGATCGATGCCGACCGTGTCATGCCGGTTCGTATCGATCGCCAGCTTCAGCTTCGTGCCCACGCCGTCATTGCCAGCGACCAGCAAGGGGTCCCTGTATCCGGCCGCCTTGGGGTCGAAAAAGCCCCCGAAACCGCCGATTTCGCCGTCTGCGCCGGGGCGCATGGTCGCCTTCACCAGCGGGCCGATCGCCTTGACGAGCGCATTGCCCGCATCGATCGAAACGCCGGCCTGTTCGTAGGTATAGGACTGGTTGTCGCTGCTCATGTTTGCCCCCTTGCGCATTCGCGCTTGGATTTCCAGAAGCGATTGGGCAAAAGGCGCGCTGTTTTCCCCATGCGGCACCTTTTTTCCCTTTCCCGATCCAAGCGCCTCGCGCTCGTTGCATCCGGCCTGGCCATGGCTGGCGGTGCCGGCTGGCTTGCGCTCGCCCAAGTGGGTGGCGAGCGCGGTATCGCGCCGATCGCTGCTTCCAGCGACATAGAGGTTCTTGGCATCGAGGTCGATGTGAAGGCCGATACGGGCCTCGAAGCGCGCGACAAGGCGTGGGTAGAGGCGCAGGTGAAGGCCTGGGAAAAGATCGACGGGCCCAAGCTGCCGGATTCCGAAATCGCCAGCCTCGTCTCCGCCATCGTGGTCCAGCGTGAGCGCCTCGGCCCCAAGCGCTACATTGCGACGCTGGGCGTGGTCTTCGACCGTGCCCGGGCTTCGCGTTATCTCGGTACCGAAGGGCAGGCACAGCGCAGCGCACCGATGCTGCTGCTGCCGGTCACAATGTCCGGCGGCACGGCCATGGTCTACGAACAGCGCAATCCCTGGCAGCGCGCCTGGGCCGAGTACCAGGCCGGGGCAAGCCGGATAAACTATGTCCGTCCCGCCGGTGCAGGCGGCGATTCCCTTCTGCTTACTTACGGCCAGACCGGCCGCCGCAGCCGCGTGTGGTGGCGCGATATCCTCGACGATTTCGGGGCAGCCGACGTGCTGATCCCGATCGCCGACCTCCATTACACCTTCCCCGGCGGTCCGGTAGAAGGGCGCTTCACCGCGCGGCATGGCCCCGACAGCGAATTCCTCGCATCGTTCGAACTGCGCGCGGACAGCCCTGCGCAGCTGCCGCAAATGCTTGCCCAGGCAGTGACGCGATTCGATGCCATCTTCACCCGTGCGCTGGCCGACGGCACGCTGAAGCCCGATCCGACGCTCAATATCGGCATGGGCGACCTCGACCCGCGGATAGCGCGCCTCGTCGAGCTCGGCCGCCGCCTGAAGGCGCAGGATGCCGTGGCCGAACAGCGGAGCGAGGTTCCGACGGAAGAAAGCGACGGCACCATCACCGCCGCGCCTATCAACACGCCCCCTCCGGAAGGGTCGGTCGCGCTTTATACCGTGCAGGTGGTCACGCCCGACGCGCCTTCGTTCGACGATGCCATGGCGGGTATCCGCGGCGGTAACGGGGTTCGCGCCATCGGCGTGCGCAGCACTGCTATCGGCGGCACCACCGTCCTCACTGTCAGCTACGCCGGATCGATCGGCCAGCTGGCGCAGGCCCTTCGCGACCGCGGTTTCACGGTCCGACAGGGGAGCAACGCGCTGCTTATCAGCCGTTGATGGACCGGGTTTTCGCATGGCCCAGTCCCAAATCGCCCTTCCGCTCCTGCATCCCCGTTCCGGTGAGCCGGAACGCATAGTGGTCGGTGCCGGCAACCGCTCGGTTGCCGAGGCGCTTGCACGGGCAGAAGACTGGCCCTTTCGCACCGCCGTACTTGCCGGCCCCCCGCGGTCGGGCAAGTCGCTCTTCGCCCGCTGGTTCGCCTCGCACACCGGTGGCGGGGCGATCGACGATGCGCAGGGCCGCGACGAGACCGAGATATTCCACGCCTGGAACCGCGCGCAAGAGGACGGTTACCCCCTGCTCCTGACGGTGGGAGAGGGCGGATGGGACATTGCCCTGCCGGACCTGCGCAGCCGCATGGGCGCTGCCCTGCAGCTCGAGATCGGCCCGCCAGACGATGAAATGGCCGCCGAACTCATCCTCAGCCAGGCCGCCCAGCGCGGTCTCTCGCTTGGCGAGGGCGCGCCCGCCTATCTCGTCCCGCGCATGGAGCGGTCTTACGCGGCAATCGAGCGGATCGTGGCCGAGATCGACCGTTTGAGCCTTGAACGGATGGCGCCCGCCACCATGTCGATATGGCGCGATGCGCTGGAAGCCGTGCAGGGCCCCGAGCAGGGCCGCTTGCTTTAAACCGCCCTTGGTGGGAGAATTACCCCGATGCTGGAACGGCTGATTGCCTATCTCGACAGCGTGAAAGCACGCGATCCCGCACCGCGGAGCCGGTGGGAAGTCCTGCTGTATCCCGGCGTCTGGGCGCTGGCCTATCACCGCGTCGCACACTGGCTGTTCGAGGCGGAGCTCTTCTTCCTGGCGCGATTGGTGAACCATTTCAGCCGGATGGTGACGGGGATCGATATCCACCCCGGCGCCAAGATCGGCCGCAATTTCTTCATCGACCACGGTTTCTCCGTTATCGGCGAGACGGCCCATATCGGCGACGATGTGACGATCTATCAGTGCGTTACGCTCGGCGGCACCAATCCGGCCAACGGCAAGGGCGGCAAGCGCCACCCGACCATCTCCGATGGCGTCATTATCGGCTCTGGCGCGCAGGTCATCGGCCCGATTACCGTAGGCCGGCGTGCCCGTATCGGCGCGAATGCCGTGGTGACTGACGACGTGCCCGAAGGCGCCACGATGATCGGCCTCAAGGCCCGAAGCACGCTGGTTCCGGCAGAGGACTGGCTGAAGGAATTCATCCCCTACGGCACGCCTTGTGACGATCCATGCGCCGAAACCAGCGGTCCGGCGCGCGATTGCCTCGAGAAGCTGGAAGCCGAACTCAAGACCCTGCGCGAGGAAGTCGCAGCCCTGCGCGCCGAGCGTGAACCTGCACAGCGGAGCGGGACGGACGATTGATGAATTTCCTCGGTGACAAGATCGTCGCCTTTCCCGGCCGCAAGCCGCTGCAAGTGGGGTTCACCCGCGAGGAACTGACCCGCATCCTTGATCTTTATGGCCGGATGGTCGCAGCCGGGCAGTGGCGCGATTATGCGATGGATTTCAATCGCGACATGGCGAGTTTCGCAGCCTTTCGCAGGACCGCCGAACGCCCGCAGGCACGCATCGAGAAGCGACCTGCCCTGCGCGCCAAGCAGGGTATGTGGACGCTCTATGGCGAGCACGGACAGATCCTGAAGCGCGGCCACGAGCTGGCAGGCGTCATGGCCCCGGTCGAGCGGCGGCTGATGAAAGCGGTCGACGACTAGGGGTGCCGCGTGCTTCTCATCACCTGCGATAGAGAAACGCCGTGGTGATGATCGAGGGGAAGATCAGGCCCTTGAGATAGGAAAGCGGGTGACGCCCGACAGTGAAATCGGCGGTGACTGGTGCGAAATGTGCCCAGTAATGCGTTGCGATAAGGCTCCCGATGCTCAGCCACATCATCCAGAGAGCGAAACGCTTCCCGAGCAGGACAAGGGTGAGGCTGACGATGATCGCGGCCCGCAACACGCCTTGTATGCCATTGTAGAGCGGGCCGCTGGCCGGATCGTGCGAGTTGCTGAAATCCGCCAGCATCGTGGTGT
This genomic interval carries:
- the purM gene encoding phosphoribosylformylglycinamidine cyclo-ligase, translated to MSSDNQSYTYEQAGVSIDAGNALVKAIGPLVKATMRPGADGEIGGFGGFFDPKAAGYRDPLLVAGNDGVGTKLKLAIDTNRHDTVGIDLVAMCVNDLIVQGAEPLFFLDYFATGKLENGIAERVIAGIAEGCKQAGCALIGGETAEMPGMYAAGDYDLAGFCVGAVERGEQLTGERVAPGHILLGLASSGVHSNGFSLVRRLAADKGWKLDRPALFDQDRLLAETLLEPTRIYVKTLLPIVRDGLVDALAHITGGGLLENIPRVLPAGAHAEVDADGWEQPGLMAFLQAQGNIEPAEMARTFNCGVGMVLAVDPANVEIVRSRLEEAGETVLAVGRIVEGQKGCTVRGSQGTWSGKSDWEAVHLG
- a CDS encoding DUF2794 domain-containing protein — encoded protein: MNFLGDKIVAFPGRKPLQVGFTREELTRILDLYGRMVAAGQWRDYAMDFNRDMASFAAFRRTAERPQARIEKRPALRAKQGMWTLYGEHGQILKRGHELAGVMAPVERRLMKAVDD
- a CDS encoding heavy-metal-associated domain-containing protein, with amino-acid sequence MAGGAGWLALAQVGGERGIAPIAASSDIEVLGIEVDVKADTGLEARDKAWVEAQVKAWEKIDGPKLPDSEIASLVSAIVVQRERLGPKRYIATLGVVFDRARASRYLGTEGQAQRSAPMLLLPVTMSGGTAMVYEQRNPWQRAWAEYQAGASRINYVRPAGAGGDSLLLTYGQTGRRSRVWWRDILDDFGAADVLIPIADLHYTFPGGPVEGRFTARHGPDSEFLASFELRADSPAQLPQMLAQAVTRFDAIFTRALADGTLKPDPTLNIGMGDLDPRIARLVELGRRLKAQDAVAEQRSEVPTEESDGTITAAPINTPPPEGSVALYTVQVVTPDAPSFDDAMAGIRGGNGVRAIGVRSTAIGGTTVLTVSYAGSIGQLAQALRDRGFTVRQGSNALLISR
- a CDS encoding ATPase; this encodes MAQSQIALPLLHPRSGEPERIVVGAGNRSVAEALARAEDWPFRTAVLAGPPRSGKSLFARWFASHTGGGAIDDAQGRDETEIFHAWNRAQEDGYPLLLTVGEGGWDIALPDLRSRMGAALQLEIGPPDDEMAAELILSQAAQRGLSLGEGAPAYLVPRMERSYAAIERIVAEIDRLSLERMAPATMSIWRDALEAVQGPEQGRLL
- the epsC gene encoding serine O-acetyltransferase EpsC gives rise to the protein MLERLIAYLDSVKARDPAPRSRWEVLLYPGVWALAYHRVAHWLFEAELFFLARLVNHFSRMVTGIDIHPGAKIGRNFFIDHGFSVIGETAHIGDDVTIYQCVTLGGTNPANGKGGKRHPTISDGVIIGSGAQVIGPITVGRRARIGANAVVTDDVPEGATMIGLKARSTLVPAEDWLKEFIPYGTPCDDPCAETSGPARDCLEKLEAELKTLREEVAALRAEREPAQRSGTDD